In Flavobacterium endoglycinae, one DNA window encodes the following:
- the katG gene encoding catalase/peroxidase HPI: MDNQSNDISKCPFHNGSMDKQAASGTKNRDWWPKQLKVNILRQNSSLSNPLNKDFDYAEAFKSLDLEAVKKDLHALMTDSQDWWPADFGHYGGLFIRMAWHSAGTYRVHDGRGGAGAGQQRFAPLNSWPDNVSLDKARRLLWPIKQKYGQKISWADLMILTGNVALESMGFKTFGFAGGRADVWEADESVYWGSETTWLGGDERYKDGSEGVPKDHGVVSSDDDADGDIHSRNLEKPLAAVQMGLIYVNPEGPDGNPDPIAAARDIRDTFGRMAMNDEETVALIAGGHTFGKTHGAASSDHVDAEPEAAGLELQGFGWKNSYGSGKGPDAITSGLEVTWTKTPTQWSNNFFENLFGFEWELSKSPAGAHQWVAKNAEAIIPDAFDANKKHLPTMLTTDLSLRLDPAYEKISRRFLENPDQFADAFARAWFKLTHRDMGPRALYLGPEVPAEELLWQDPIPEVNHILVDAQDVAQLKEKILNTGLTISQLVATAWASASTFRGSDKRGGANGGRIRLAPQKDWEVNNPASLKIVLDKLEAIQNEFNASQSGGKKVSLADLIVLAGSAAVEKAAKDAGASVEVPFSPGRMDASQEQTDVESFGYLEPKVDGFRNYRKTKSPVLTEELLIDKANLLKLTAPELTVLLGGLRVLDINADGSKNGVFTNRPGRLTNDFFINLLDMNTQWQSVSNDKELYTGNDRNTGQPKWIGTRADLVFGSNSELRAIAEVYASADAHEKFVTDFIAVWTKVMNLDRFDLKA, translated from the coding sequence ATGGATAATCAATCAAATGACATCAGCAAATGCCCTTTTCATAATGGGAGCATGGACAAGCAAGCAGCTTCAGGCACAAAAAATCGTGACTGGTGGCCTAAACAATTAAAAGTAAATATCCTGAGACAAAATTCGTCATTGTCAAACCCGTTGAATAAGGATTTTGATTATGCAGAAGCTTTCAAAAGTCTAGATCTTGAAGCAGTAAAGAAAGATTTACATGCTCTTATGACTGATTCGCAAGATTGGTGGCCTGCTGATTTTGGTCACTACGGAGGACTTTTTATAAGAATGGCTTGGCATAGTGCCGGTACTTATAGAGTGCACGACGGGCGAGGCGGAGCAGGAGCGGGGCAGCAGCGATTTGCACCTCTTAATAGCTGGCCTGATAATGTCAGTTTGGATAAAGCCAGAAGATTACTTTGGCCAATAAAACAAAAGTATGGACAAAAAATTTCTTGGGCAGATCTAATGATTTTAACTGGAAATGTTGCTTTAGAATCAATGGGTTTTAAAACATTTGGTTTTGCTGGAGGACGTGCCGATGTTTGGGAAGCTGACGAATCTGTATACTGGGGATCTGAAACAACATGGTTAGGAGGCGACGAACGTTATAAAGATGGTTCTGAAGGAGTACCAAAAGATCATGGAGTGGTTTCTTCAGATGATGATGCAGATGGAGATATTCACAGTAGAAATCTTGAAAAACCACTTGCAGCAGTGCAGATGGGACTTATATATGTAAATCCAGAAGGACCAGATGGAAATCCAGATCCTATTGCTGCCGCAAGAGATATTAGAGATACTTTTGGACGAATGGCAATGAATGATGAAGAAACAGTCGCCTTAATTGCTGGAGGGCATACATTTGGTAAAACACACGGAGCAGCTTCTTCTGATCACGTAGATGCAGAGCCTGAAGCAGCTGGATTAGAATTACAAGGATTCGGATGGAAAAATAGTTACGGTTCTGGAAAAGGTCCAGATGCTATTACCAGCGGACTTGAAGTTACTTGGACCAAAACACCAACGCAGTGGAGTAATAACTTTTTTGAAAACTTATTTGGTTTTGAATGGGAACTTTCTAAAAGTCCTGCGGGTGCGCATCAATGGGTCGCAAAAAATGCTGAAGCAATTATTCCAGATGCTTTTGATGCCAACAAAAAACACCTGCCAACAATGCTTACTACGGATTTATCATTACGATTAGATCCAGCTTACGAGAAAATATCCCGTCGCTTTTTAGAAAATCCAGACCAGTTTGCAGATGCCTTTGCTAGAGCATGGTTTAAATTGACACATCGTGATATGGGACCTCGCGCTCTATATTTAGGGCCTGAAGTACCAGCAGAAGAACTATTGTGGCAAGACCCTATTCCAGAAGTAAATCATATACTAGTAGATGCTCAAGATGTTGCTCAATTGAAAGAAAAAATACTAAATACAGGATTAACGATTTCTCAGTTAGTTGCTACAGCATGGGCTTCAGCTTCAACCTTTAGAGGATCTGATAAACGAGGCGGTGCCAATGGAGGACGTATTAGACTTGCGCCTCAGAAAGATTGGGAAGTAAATAATCCTGCTTCATTAAAAATAGTTTTAGATAAGTTAGAAGCAATTCAGAATGAATTTAATGCTTCACAGAGTGGTGGAAAAAAAGTTTCTTTGGCCGACTTGATAGTTCTAGCAGGTTCAGCTGCTGTTGAAAAAGCGGCTAAAGATGCAGGAGCTTCAGTTGAAGTGCCGTTTTCACCTGGACGTATGGATGCATCTCAAGAACAAACAGATGTTGAATCGTTTGGATATTTGGAACCAAAAGTAGATGGTTTCAGAAATTACAGAAAAACAAAATCACCAGTTTTAACCGAAGAACTGCTTATTGACAAAGCTAATTTATTAAAGCTTACTGCACCAGAATTAACCGTGCTTTTAGGAGGACTTCGTGTTTTAGATATTAATGCAGATGGAAGTAAAAATGGTGTATTTACCAATAGACCGGGTCGTTTAACAAATGATTTCTTTATTAATCTTTTGGATATGAACACTCAGTGGCAATCAGTTTCTAATGATAAAGAGCTTTATACAGGAAACGATAGAAACACTGGACAGCCAAAATGGATAGGAACCCGTGCCGATCTAGTTTTTGGTTCAAATTCAGAATTAAGAGCAATAGCAGAAGTATATGCTTCAGCAGATGCACATGAAAAATTTGTAACTGACTTTATTGCCGTATGGACTAAAGTTATGAATCTTGACAGATTTGACTTGAAAGCATAA
- a CDS encoding right-handed parallel beta-helix repeat-containing protein produces the protein MKIEKITFFILFCFLQGFSQTYVSTTGNDTTGTGTAALPYKTIVKGVQAAPSGGTVLVLSGTYPVTGPIYVGKPLTIQKSGSGAVTINASGWTSTDTYVLGIVNTSDVTIDGLTIINKIGNGSKGIWILANSGATSNLNNITVKNSVVKNIGWISNNLSSIPANSGIVANAIKVDGGNGTYAITNVKIENNEVANCATGWGEAVTVTGNVNGFSVSKNTVYDIANIGIVAAGNYLSTGASANNQARNGVIASNEVFDCMSAVANSAGIYIDGALNCTVERNEVYNCGVGLAVGAEQNTSTGNGGVSTGHIINNNSVYNNVVTGAIFGGVIGSGYTTSVANTKIYNNTFYKNRTGAVINGVTTINGVAVGTIADIYGGEVHFQNSSGITFKNNILYATTGKKALLASYGYTISSFVSDYNLFYREGNTDFIIDLTGTSFNGSSTTGSYNPAQFATATGQDVNSVVGLPGFVNASIFDFTLTTGAFAADKGDPTYNSTYSGTLDFDDDIRKRNGRIDIGCSELQTGSTAKKAATAVTAEESVTTFSVYPNPASEEININFGKVVNYASYSISDLNGIVLARGQFNSVDNAKINISDLKANSQLVILQINADNEISNNKIYFK, from the coding sequence ATGAAAATTGAAAAAATTACTTTTTTTATTTTGTTTTGCTTTTTACAAGGATTTTCCCAAACCTACGTTTCAACAACCGGAAACGATACAACTGGAACTGGAACAGCTGCTCTTCCGTATAAAACTATTGTAAAAGGAGTTCAGGCTGCGCCATCAGGCGGAACTGTTTTGGTACTTTCGGGAACTTATCCTGTAACAGGGCCAATTTATGTTGGGAAACCATTAACGATCCAAAAAAGCGGATCTGGAGCTGTAACCATCAATGCTTCGGGATGGACAAGTACTGATACCTATGTTTTAGGAATTGTAAATACAAGCGATGTTACCATCGACGGTTTGACTATTATAAATAAAATAGGAAACGGAAGTAAAGGAATCTGGATTTTAGCCAACTCAGGCGCAACGTCTAATTTGAATAATATTACCGTTAAAAACTCTGTAGTTAAGAATATCGGGTGGATCAGTAATAATCTTTCTTCAATCCCAGCCAACAGCGGCATTGTAGCAAATGCAATTAAAGTAGACGGAGGAAACGGAACTTACGCCATTACCAATGTGAAAATTGAGAATAATGAAGTGGCAAATTGTGCCACAGGCTGGGGAGAAGCTGTAACTGTTACCGGGAATGTAAATGGATTTTCAGTTTCAAAAAATACAGTTTACGATATTGCAAACATTGGTATTGTTGCCGCAGGAAATTATTTGTCAACAGGAGCTTCGGCTAACAATCAGGCTAGAAATGGTGTAATTGCATCAAATGAAGTTTTTGATTGCATGAGCGCTGTTGCCAATAGTGCCGGAATTTATATTGATGGTGCTCTTAACTGTACAGTGGAAAGAAATGAGGTTTACAACTGCGGTGTTGGACTTGCAGTTGGTGCCGAGCAGAATACTTCTACAGGAAATGGTGGAGTTTCTACAGGTCATATTATAAACAATAACTCAGTTTACAATAATGTTGTAACAGGAGCCATTTTTGGAGGAGTTATAGGAAGCGGTTATACGACAAGTGTAGCCAATACGAAAATCTACAACAATACTTTTTATAAAAACAGAACTGGAGCCGTTATAAATGGCGTTACGACCATTAATGGCGTTGCAGTAGGAACAATTGCAGATATTTATGGAGGAGAAGTACATTTTCAAAATAGCTCAGGAATAACCTTCAAGAATAATATTCTTTATGCGACAACTGGTAAGAAAGCACTTTTAGCTTCTTACGGATATACAATTTCGAGCTTTGTTTCAGATTACAACTTATTTTACAGAGAAGGAAATACAGACTTTATCATCGATCTAACGGGCACAAGTTTTAACGGAAGCTCAACAACCGGATCGTATAATCCAGCGCAGTTTGCAACAGCAACCGGACAAGATGTAAACTCGGTTGTGGGATTGCCAGGTTTTGTTAATGCATCAATTTTTGATTTTACATTGACTACAGGTGCTTTTGCTGCTGATAAAGGAGATCCTACATACAATTCAACGTATTCTGGAACTTTAGATTTTGATGATGATATTCGAAAAAGAAATGGCCGTATCGATATTGGATGCTCAGAACTTCAGACAGGTTCAACAGCCAAAAAAGCAGCAACTGCTGTAACAGCGGAAGAAAGTGTTACTACTTTCTCAGTTTATCCAAACCCAGCATCTGAAGAGATAAATATCAATTTTGGAAAAGTAGTTAACTATGCAAGTTATTCAATATCAGATTTGAACGGAATTGTTTTGGCAAGAGGACAATTCAATTCGGTTGACAATGCAAAAATTAATATATCAGATTTGAAGGCAAATTCACAATTGGTTATTCTTCAAATTAATGCTGATAATGAAATCAGTAACAATAAAATATACTTTAAATAA
- a CDS encoding sugar-binding protein: MKNYNVNFVDKNTLQINGLGDDPLWEKANVLTDFISPWDNQEIKKIELRSIWDSERIFFCYKVYDNEVHIERKKDTIDSINNSDRVEIFFRENASLNPYYCLEIDPDPRIMDFIAYAEKKFDFGWNWPENHLMVKSNINEHYFTVEIAITIQSLKELNLLNNSVIETGFYRAKYIKQEDETYEPIWISWVNPNTETPNFHIASSFGTLTLLEP, from the coding sequence ATGAAGAATTACAATGTGAATTTTGTTGATAAAAATACTTTGCAAATCAATGGTTTAGGAGATGATCCGCTTTGGGAAAAAGCAAATGTATTAACTGATTTTATTTCGCCTTGGGATAATCAGGAAATCAAGAAAATAGAGCTTCGTTCAATATGGGATTCCGAAAGGATCTTTTTTTGTTATAAAGTATATGATAATGAAGTGCATATCGAAAGAAAAAAAGATACAATTGACAGTATAAATAATTCGGATCGTGTTGAGATTTTTTTCAGAGAAAATGCCTCACTCAATCCATATTATTGTTTAGAAATCGATCCTGATCCCAGAATTATGGATTTCATTGCTTATGCTGAAAAGAAATTTGATTTCGGATGGAATTGGCCTGAAAACCATTTAATGGTGAAATCGAATATAAATGAACATTATTTTACAGTCGAAATCGCCATAACTATTCAATCTTTAAAAGAATTGAACCTGCTGAACAACAGCGTAATTGAAACTGGATTTTACAGAGCAAAATACATAAAACAAGAAGATGAAACGTACGAACCTATTTGGATTTCTTGGGTAAACCCTAATACCGAAACTCCAAATTTTCACATCGCAAGTTCTTTTGGAACTTTAACATTACTTGAGCCTTAA
- a CDS encoding LacI family DNA-binding transcriptional regulator — MEKIYTIKDIAELAGVSKGTVDRVLHKRGKVSEDALKRVNEVLDKIDYQPNVLARSLKKTQIYSICVLLPDSANDPYWQPCIDGINEAKKEFKSFNVKVEIFLFDPTSTSSFVETNQNVLNSAPDAVLLVPLFHKEAIDAIETYNSKGIISSIFNNQLKSSAIKSFVGQDLFQSGRIAARLLDLLIQKGTIAIVHIDEDYENAIHMQEKERGFRNYFDTIEKGKFEIKTFKVKHPQFKSTLKEFLEENPAIKGLFVTTSKAYQVAKIIAKKPENKIALVGYDLLENNLEYLNNKTIDFLIHQNPKRQAYLGVTNLIEHFIFEKEISAEKLLPIDIINTENAKDYIL, encoded by the coding sequence ATGGAAAAGATTTATACAATTAAGGATATAGCAGAACTTGCAGGTGTTTCAAAAGGAACTGTAGACCGCGTTTTGCACAAAAGAGGAAAAGTATCTGAAGATGCCTTAAAAAGAGTAAATGAAGTGTTGGATAAGATTGACTATCAGCCTAATGTATTGGCACGTAGTTTAAAGAAAACCCAGATTTACTCGATTTGTGTTTTGCTTCCTGATTCTGCTAACGACCCATATTGGCAGCCTTGTATTGATGGTATAAATGAAGCCAAAAAAGAGTTTAAATCTTTTAATGTAAAAGTTGAGATTTTTCTTTTTGATCCCACAAGTACTTCTTCGTTTGTAGAAACGAACCAAAATGTGCTAAACAGTGCTCCAGATGCTGTTTTATTGGTTCCGCTATTTCATAAAGAAGCTATCGATGCTATCGAAACTTATAATTCTAAAGGTATTATTTCGAGTATTTTTAATAACCAGCTTAAGTCCAGCGCTATAAAAAGCTTTGTGGGACAGGATTTGTTTCAAAGCGGAAGAATCGCTGCGAGATTACTGGATTTGCTGATTCAAAAAGGTACAATCGCAATTGTTCATATTGATGAAGATTACGAGAATGCCATTCACATGCAGGAAAAAGAAAGAGGTTTTAGAAATTATTTTGATACGATTGAAAAAGGAAAGTTTGAAATCAAGACTTTTAAAGTAAAACATCCGCAATTTAAAAGCACTTTAAAAGAGTTCTTGGAAGAAAACCCTGCTATTAAAGGGCTTTTTGTGACGACTTCAAAAGCGTATCAGGTCGCTAAAATTATTGCCAAGAAACCCGAAAATAAAATCGCACTTGTAGGTTATGATTTGTTAGAAAACAATCTTGAATACTTGAACAATAAAACGATTGATTTTTTAATTCATCAAAATCCAAAAAGACAGGCTTATCTGGGAGTTACCAATTTGATTGAACATTTTATTTTTGAGAAAGAAATTAGTGCGGAAAAACTGCTTCCCATTGACATTATCAATACTGAAAACGCAAAAGATTACATTCTATAA